A window of Actinobacillus suis ATCC 33415 contains these coding sequences:
- a CDS encoding SirB1 family protein, which produces MDDIIQELLKELEDPKVEISRSELQKYLYREMVRLTLLIDNSLSEPQVLGLMSALVKKARYQVNATSDAERIQQLLDLVYQEWKFNCDYEGYFHTDNLLLNQVIRRHQGMPVSVGAIVLYLAAALDLPLYPVNFPTQLILRAEMKDEKGKTTVRFINPWDGSFLPMELLIKWLEGEVGYGVELSPDLLRKAQPNELLERVETVFKMALTREKKYEETLRVIEYRLAFSPEDPYEIRDRGMVLASMDCYQAAYEDLSYFIDQCPEDPSAVMLKLEMKGLEQKSKESRLH; this is translated from the coding sequence ATGGACGATATTATTCAAGAATTACTCAAAGAACTGGAAGATCCAAAAGTAGAAATTAGTCGTAGTGAACTACAAAAATATTTATACCGAGAAATGGTTCGTCTAACGTTACTGATTGATAATTCTTTGAGTGAGCCGCAAGTATTGGGCTTAATGTCGGCGCTAGTAAAAAAAGCCCGTTATCAAGTAAATGCCACATCAGATGCCGAACGCATTCAACAATTACTTGATCTCGTCTATCAGGAATGGAAATTTAACTGTGATTATGAAGGTTATTTCCATACCGATAATTTATTGCTTAACCAAGTGATTCGTCGTCATCAGGGTATGCCGGTTTCTGTTGGCGCAATTGTGTTATATTTAGCGGCAGCTTTGGACTTACCGCTTTACCCAGTAAATTTCCCGACCCAATTGATCTTACGTGCCGAAATGAAAGATGAAAAAGGTAAAACCACGGTACGTTTTATTAACCCCTGGGACGGTAGTTTCTTACCGATGGAACTCTTGATTAAATGGCTTGAAGGCGAAGTCGGTTATGGTGTTGAATTATCGCCGGATTTACTGCGCAAAGCTCAGCCGAATGAATTACTTGAACGAGTAGAAACCGTCTTTAAAATGGCGCTGACCCGTGAGAAAAAATACGAAGAAACCTTACGCGTAATTGAATACCGCCTTGCATTCAGTCCGGAAGATCCGTATGAAATTCGTGATCGTGGTATGGTTTTAGCAAGTATGGACTGCTATCAAGCGGCATATGAAGATCTCAGTTATTTTATCGATCAATGTCCGGAAGATCCTTCCGCCGTAATGCTTAAACTCGAAATGAAAGGTTTAGAGCAAAAAAGCAAAGAAAGTAGATTACATTAA
- a CDS encoding Fic/DOC family protein, translating into MKYAESDRYTDKNGVLFNKLNAKTEQELEEKESRIVALQSIKLRLLPVEGNFDLAHLQEIHRRLFNDIYEWAGEIRGVGITKGKTVFASPHRIQPEFAKLHKRYQNEAFLLLSKLEVANKLAYYLGEINILHPFREGNGRVQREFIIQLAQKFGYRLHFNGVSQQEMILASEKSALYCDNSLLEKIILARLEPNK; encoded by the coding sequence ATGAAATATGCGGAATCAGATCGTTACACTGATAAAAATGGTGTTTTGTTCAATAAATTAAATGCGAAAACGGAACAAGAATTAGAAGAAAAAGAAAGCCGCATTGTCGCCCTGCAGTCTATAAAACTTCGTTTATTGCCTGTAGAAGGAAATTTCGATCTTGCACACTTACAGGAAATTCATCGTCGGCTATTCAATGATATTTATGAATGGGCTGGAGAAATTAGAGGTGTTGGAATAACAAAAGGAAAAACTGTATTTGCTAGTCCTCATCGCATTCAACCTGAATTTGCTAAGTTACACAAACGTTATCAAAATGAAGCTTTTCTTCTATTATCTAAATTAGAAGTAGCAAATAAATTAGCCTACTATTTAGGCGAAATAAATATTTTACATCCATTTAGAGAAGGGAATGGTCGAGTGCAACGTGAATTTATTATTCAACTTGCACAAAAATTTGGTTACCGCTTACATTTTAATGGCGTCTCACAACAAGAAATGATCCTCGCTTCTGAAAAATCTGCACTCTATTGTGATAATTCGCTTTTAGAGAAAATAATTTTAGCTCGGCTAGAGCCAAATAAATAA
- a CDS encoding antitoxin VbhA family protein: protein MTEQERKFRLDAVQAAIDNNLLEGLYLDQQTLNLFNAWIENQISFDEVEKSIYEICGIRSLH, encoded by the coding sequence ATGACAGAGCAAGAGCGAAAATTCCGATTAGATGCAGTTCAAGCTGCTATAGATAATAACTTATTAGAAGGATTATATCTTGATCAGCAAACACTTAATCTCTTTAATGCTTGGATTGAGAATCAAATTAGCTTTGATGAAGTAGAAAAAAGTATCTATGAAATATGCGGAATCAGATCGTTACACTGA